Proteins encoded together in one Centropristis striata isolate RG_2023a ecotype Rhode Island chromosome 6, C.striata_1.0, whole genome shotgun sequence window:
- the tmem86a gene encoding lysoplasmalogenase-like protein TMEM86A, with protein sequence MVSPVTVVKSEGPKLVPFFKATCVYFVLWLPTSSPSWFSALIKCLPIFCLWVFLLAHGFSFLRDHSNARKILAGLIFSALGDAFLIWQEQGYFSHGLLMFAITHILYSSAFGMKPVNVSAGLVTTAVSSVSYMMLYPYLSGPFTYLVAVYIALIGFMGWRAIAGLQLTNDLWTWTKLSACLGAVLFMVSDLTIAVNKFCFPVPHSRAIIMATYYAAQMLIALSAVEIQDAEVARKRT encoded by the exons ATGGTTTCTCCGGTAACAGTG GTCAAGAGTGAAGGCCCCAAGCTGGTGCCATTCTTCAAGGCAACCTGTGTTTACTTTGTCCTGTGGCTGCCCACCTCAAGCCCCTCCTGGTTCAGCGCACTGATCAAATGTCTACCTATCTTCTGCCTCTGGGTGTTTTTACTGGCACATGGGTTCAGCTTCCTACGCGATCACTCCAATGCCCGCAAGATCTTAGCTGGCCTCATCTTTTCTGCTCTGGGTGATGCCTTTCTCATCTGGCAGGAGCAGGGCTACTTCAGCCACG GCCTTCTGATGTTTGCCATCACCCACATCCTCTACTCGTCTGCCTTCGGGATGAAGCCTGTTAACGTGTCTGCTGGCCTGGTGACCACTGCCGTGTCGTCTGTGAGCTACATGATGCTGTACCCCTACCTGTCTGGCCCCTTCACCTACCTGGTGGCCGTCTACATCGCTCTGATCGGCTTCATGGGCTGGCGGGCCATCGCAGGCCTGCAGCTGACCAACGACCTGTGGACCTGGACCAAGCTGTCCGCCTGCCTGGGCGCCGTGCTCTTCATGGTCTCCGACCTCACCATCGCCGTCAACAAGTTCTGCTTCCCTGTGCCCCATTCGCGTGCCATCATCATGGCCACCTACTACGCCGCCCAGATGCTGATAGCGCTGTCGGCCGTTGAGATCCAGGATGCGGAGGTGGCCAGGAAGAGAACATGA
- the spty2d1 gene encoding protein SPT2 homolog — MMDFDNILDIATQNQGGGSGAQKRYSLQAGPPKKDPRSKGVSASAVQALLKKQKCDAKKKEIEMKKQKEELEAKRVELKSDRKARAMASRTKDNFRGYNGVPVVELPKKRRTKQEMEEERSMNHERFRNISIDPEDDEDNYEYEKTDSEEEEEPEPRRPVKNAGFSGNSSGSSSKPSFKKSSGPPKPPPPPMNFAELLKLAEKKQFEPVEVKTKAVKKEGRLRTADEIRELEMERKAKRYDPKGERERETKSQSSSSSIRKNTLEKEQKNCKPQKNSAEKASLPSGSGKKVLPSLSGDRGHSSSKPSASDRERDRTKVSQSDRDRSRTSFSSSSGAINSKFPSKAASSQVSAKQEVLKPSSSHKSSTSSDLMHKKESSSRASGFPGTRAPGTAPTGQRSQHGSSNQTRPSQGSSTKQGPIVGGHKSGKGEPLRPGLNSAVKSSGNSAMRLSSGGPPKAGSQPQSRPGGTVQARSGGVPQARPGGSGLQGVPKGGGSRPPGTGPGRPGSGAPGPGRPGNGAPGLGRPGSGAPGPGRPGSGAPGPGRPGSGAPGPGRPGSGGPGTGRPTGSIGSGPGRPKCTVVSETISSKNFGGPRPGVPPRPGMPPRPGMPPRPGMPQRPGMPPRPGMPQRPMMNRPPGTMLPPITSAYKRKYEEEEDEYDSEMDDFIDDEGDDADNISRHIKEIFGYDRHKYKDESDYALKFMESSWKDLQKEEARSLRMAVQEDLEEERKEEEEMKRQASKRKKKN; from the exons ATGATGGACTTTGATAATATATTGGACATTGCCACACAAAATCAGGGCGGCGGCAGCGGTGCACAG AAGAGATACAGTTTGCAAGCTGGACCCCCCAAAAAGGACCCCAGGTCAAAAGGTGTAAGTGCTTCTGCTGTGCAGGCGCTTctgaaaaagcaaaaatgtgaTGCCAAAAAGAAAG aaattgAAATGAAGAAACAGAAGGAAGAACTAGAAGCGAAGAGGGTTGAGTTGAAGTCGGACCGTAAAGCCCGAGCCATGGCTTCAAGGACAAAAGACAATTTCAGAGGCTACAATGGCGTCCCTGTGGTGGAGCTTCCAAAGAAGAGgagaacaaaacaagaaatgGAGGAAGAAAGATCAATGAATCATGAAAGATTTAGGAATATCTCAATTGACCCAGAGGATGATGAGGATAATTATGAGTATGAAAAGACTGAttctgaggaagaggaggagccagAACCACGGAGACCTGTAAAAAACGCAGGTTTTAGTGGGAATAgtagtggcagcagcagcaagccCTCCTTTAAAAAATCCAGTGGACCTCCTAAGCCCCCTCCACCTCCCATGAACTTTGCAGAATTACTCAAATTGGCAGAGAAGAAGCAGTTTGAGCCAGTTGAGGTAAAAACCAAGGcagtaaaaaaagaaggaagacTCAGAACAGCTGACGAGATAAGGGAACTGGAGATGGAGCGCAAGGCCAAGAGATATGACCCaaagggagagcgagagagggaaaCCAAGTCTCAGTCTAGCTCTAGTTCAAtcagaaaaaacactttggaAAAGGAGCAGAAGAACTGCAAACCACAGAAGAACTCTGCAGAAAAGGCAAGTCTTCCCAGTGGGTCAGGGAAGAAGGTTCTTCCATCACTGAGTGGTGACAGAGGCCACTCTTCTTCGAAGCCCTCTGCTagtgacagagaaagagatagaACCAAGGTGTCTCAAAGCGATCGCGATAGATCCAGGACAAGCTTCTCTAGTTCATCTGGTGCCATAAATAGTAAATTTCCTTCGAAAGCTGCATCTTCTCAGGTTTCAGCCAAACAAGAGGTGCTCAAGCCCTCATCTAGCCACAAATCCAGCACCTCAAGTGACCTTATGCACAAAAAAGAAAGCTCATCAAGAGCCTCAGGTTTTCCTGGGACCAGGGCTCCTGGTACAGCTCCAACAGGCCAAAGATCTCAACATGGGAGCTCCAACCAGACCAGGCCCAGTCAGGGTAGCTCAACGAAGCAGGGACCTATAGTTGGAGGCCACAAGTCTGGCAAGGGAGAACCACTAAGACCTGGACTTAATTCTGCTGTAAAATCAAGTGGTAACTCAGCGATGAGGCTTTCATCAGGCGGCCCTCCTAAGGCAGGGAGCCAACCTCAGTCAAGGCCGGGAGGAACAGTCCAGGCTAGATCTGGTGGGGTACCACAGGCCAGGCCTGGTGGGAGTGGCCTCCAGGGTGTCCCTAAAGGTGGTGGATCCCGGCCTCCAGGGACCGGACCTGGTCGCCCTGGTAGTGGAGCACCAGGACCTGGTCGCCCTGGTAATGGAGCACCAGGACTTGGTCGCCCTGGTAGTGGAGCACCAGGACCTGGTCGCCCTGGTAGTGGAGCACCAGGACCTGGTCGCCCTGGTAGTGGAGCACCAGGACCTGGTCGCCCTGGTAGTGGAGGACCAGGAACTGGACGACCGACTGGCAGTATTGGATCAGGACCTGGAAGACCCAAGTGCACCGTGGTGTCAGAAACAATTTCATCCAAGAATTTTGGTGGACCCAGACCAGGGGTACCTCCTCGGCCAGGCATGCCACCTAGACCCGGGATGCCACCTAGACCCGGGATGCCACAGAGACCTGGAATGCCACCTAGACCAGGAATGCCACAGAGACCTATGATGAACAGACCACCAG GTACCATGTTACCACCTATCACATCTGCATACAAGAGAAAATacgaggaagaggaagatgagtATGACTCCGAAATGGATGATTTTATTGATGATGAAGGTGACGATGCAGACAACATTTCCAGGCACATAAAGGAAATCTTCGGCTATGATCGTCACAA ATACAAGGATGAAAGTGACTATGCACTTAAATTTATGGAGAGCAGTTGGAAAGATCTGCAGAAAGAGGAGGCCAGGAG CCTGCGAATGGCTGTGCAGGAAGATctggaagaggagagaaaagaggaagaggagatgaagagGCAAGCTTccaagaggaaaaagaagaattGA
- the uevld gene encoding ubiquitin-conjugating enzyme E2 variant 3 isoform X1, with protein sequence MDLSSEKIQRILSKYKFHDVAIEELQKIHRIYPGMKPSTGTYTFSDSTQKDLLKLMGTVPVKYGGRSYNFPILLWLMDSFPFTPPICLLKPTSNMVIREGKHVDGGGRLHLPGLHNWDYPKSSVVGLLNEMIAKFEEDPPLSSKTTGENKDPHELLAFVSNLNLNDGASLGGSRHHDHPNNKVSVIGGGDLGMASVMSILSKCKVDKLVFIDVAESSTKGGSTDLEIFTLPKVEVSRDMSASVGSRVVVVTANAWSSEQSYVSVVQTNVDLYRGIIPNLARLSPNAVLLIASQPVDIMTHVAWRQSCLPPTRVIGAGCNLDSERLSHILDINLNTHKPAWVIGELSENKVAVMSHIGLNSSVQPEIAAGSNSTKPLLDRSLEMMKNRGQRSWSVGLSIADITNSILTDKNKIHSVTTLAQGWGGIGTEVFLSLPCIMGSNGSMRLAGVSLGQEEDSKLRESVTSLSNLMGQLKI encoded by the exons ATGGACCTCAGTTCAGAGAAAATACAACGGATCCTCTCCAAG TACAAATTTCATGATGTTGCTATTGAGGAGCTGCAGAAGATCCATCGAATCTACCCCGGGATGAAACCATCCACAGGAACATACA CATTCAGTGACTCCACCCAGAAAGATCTACTGAAATTAATGGGTACTGTCCCTGTCAAGTATGGAG GCCGCTCCTACAACTTCCCCATTCTGCTGTGGCTGATGGACTCATTCCCCTTCACCCCTCCAATATGCCTCCTAAAACCAACCTCTAACATGGTCATCAGAGAGGGCAAGCATGTTGATGGAGGAGGGCGGCTCCACCTGCCAGGGCTGCACAACTGGGACTAT CCCAAGTCATCTGTGGTGGGCCTTTTAAATGAGATGATTGCCAAATTTGAGGAAGATCCTCCGCTGTCATCAAAGACCACAGGAGAAAATAAAGACCCTCATGAGCTCCTGGCTTTCGTTTCTAATCTAAACCTCAATGATGGTGCGTCACTTG GTGGAAGCAGACATCATGACCACCCAAATAACAAAGTCTCAGTAATCGGGGGAGGAGATTTAGGAATGGCATCAGTGATGAGCATTTTATCGAAG TGTAAAGTGGACAAACTAGTTTTCATTGACGTCGCAGAGAGTTCCACCAAGGGCGGCAGCACAGATCTAGAAATTTTCACCCTGCCCAAGGTTGAGGTATCCAGAG ATATGTCAGCTTCTGTAGGGTCCAGGGTTGTTGTGGTGACTGCGAATGCATGGAGTAGCGAGCAGTCGTACGTGAGCGTGGTTCAGACTAACGTAGACTTGTACAGAGGAATCATCCCAAATCTGGCACGTCTCAGCCCCAACGCAGTCCTGCTCATCGCTTCACAACCAG TGGACATCATGACCCATGTTGCCTGGAGGCAGAGTTGCCTGCCTCCGACACGGGTGATCGGAGCGGGGTGTAACCTGGACTCAGAGCGACTCAGTCACATCCTGGATATTAACCTGAACACTCACAAACCAGCCTGGGTCATAGGAGAACTTTCAGAAAACAAAG TTGCTGTGATGAGTCACATTGGGCTGAACTCCAGTGTGCAACCAGAGATCGCGGCAGGATCCAACTCTACCAAACCATTGTTAGACAG ATCACTCGAGATGATGAAGAATCGTGGCCAGCGGTCGTGGTCTGTGGGTCTATCCATTGCTGACATCACAAACAGTATCCTGACAGATAAAAATAAGATCCACTCTGTCACCACACTGGCTCAG GGCTGGGGCGGCATAGGCACAGAGGTGTTCCTCAGCTTGCCGTGCATCATGGGATCAAACGGTTCCATGCGATTGGCCGGAGTGTCTCTGGGACAGGAAGAAGACTCTAAACTGAGGGAAAGTGTCACCTCCCTTTCTAACCTCATGGGTCAGCTCAAGATATGA
- the uevld gene encoding ubiquitin-conjugating enzyme E2 variant 3 isoform X2: MDLSSEKIQRILSKYKFHDVAIEELQKIHRIYPGMKPSTGTYTFSDSTQKDLLKLMGTVPVKYGGRSYNFPILLWLMDSFPFTPPICLLKPTSNMVIREGKHVDGGGRLHLPGLHNWDYPKSSVVGLLNEMIAKFEEDPPLSSKTTGENKDPHELLAFVSNLNLNDGGSRHHDHPNNKVSVIGGGDLGMASVMSILSKCKVDKLVFIDVAESSTKGGSTDLEIFTLPKVEVSRDMSASVGSRVVVVTANAWSSEQSYVSVVQTNVDLYRGIIPNLARLSPNAVLLIASQPVDIMTHVAWRQSCLPPTRVIGAGCNLDSERLSHILDINLNTHKPAWVIGELSENKVAVMSHIGLNSSVQPEIAAGSNSTKPLLDRSLEMMKNRGQRSWSVGLSIADITNSILTDKNKIHSVTTLAQGWGGIGTEVFLSLPCIMGSNGSMRLAGVSLGQEEDSKLRESVTSLSNLMGQLKI; the protein is encoded by the exons ATGGACCTCAGTTCAGAGAAAATACAACGGATCCTCTCCAAG TACAAATTTCATGATGTTGCTATTGAGGAGCTGCAGAAGATCCATCGAATCTACCCCGGGATGAAACCATCCACAGGAACATACA CATTCAGTGACTCCACCCAGAAAGATCTACTGAAATTAATGGGTACTGTCCCTGTCAAGTATGGAG GCCGCTCCTACAACTTCCCCATTCTGCTGTGGCTGATGGACTCATTCCCCTTCACCCCTCCAATATGCCTCCTAAAACCAACCTCTAACATGGTCATCAGAGAGGGCAAGCATGTTGATGGAGGAGGGCGGCTCCACCTGCCAGGGCTGCACAACTGGGACTAT CCCAAGTCATCTGTGGTGGGCCTTTTAAATGAGATGATTGCCAAATTTGAGGAAGATCCTCCGCTGTCATCAAAGACCACAGGAGAAAATAAAGACCCTCATGAGCTCCTGGCTTTCGTTTCTAATCTAAACCTCAATGATG GTGGAAGCAGACATCATGACCACCCAAATAACAAAGTCTCAGTAATCGGGGGAGGAGATTTAGGAATGGCATCAGTGATGAGCATTTTATCGAAG TGTAAAGTGGACAAACTAGTTTTCATTGACGTCGCAGAGAGTTCCACCAAGGGCGGCAGCACAGATCTAGAAATTTTCACCCTGCCCAAGGTTGAGGTATCCAGAG ATATGTCAGCTTCTGTAGGGTCCAGGGTTGTTGTGGTGACTGCGAATGCATGGAGTAGCGAGCAGTCGTACGTGAGCGTGGTTCAGACTAACGTAGACTTGTACAGAGGAATCATCCCAAATCTGGCACGTCTCAGCCCCAACGCAGTCCTGCTCATCGCTTCACAACCAG TGGACATCATGACCCATGTTGCCTGGAGGCAGAGTTGCCTGCCTCCGACACGGGTGATCGGAGCGGGGTGTAACCTGGACTCAGAGCGACTCAGTCACATCCTGGATATTAACCTGAACACTCACAAACCAGCCTGGGTCATAGGAGAACTTTCAGAAAACAAAG TTGCTGTGATGAGTCACATTGGGCTGAACTCCAGTGTGCAACCAGAGATCGCGGCAGGATCCAACTCTACCAAACCATTGTTAGACAG ATCACTCGAGATGATGAAGAATCGTGGCCAGCGGTCGTGGTCTGTGGGTCTATCCATTGCTGACATCACAAACAGTATCCTGACAGATAAAAATAAGATCCACTCTGTCACCACACTGGCTCAG GGCTGGGGCGGCATAGGCACAGAGGTGTTCCTCAGCTTGCCGTGCATCATGGGATCAAACGGTTCCATGCGATTGGCCGGAGTGTCTCTGGGACAGGAAGAAGACTCTAAACTGAGGGAAAGTGTCACCTCCCTTTCTAACCTCATGGGTCAGCTCAAGATATGA